The Zonotrichia albicollis isolate bZonAlb1 chromosome 9, bZonAlb1.hap1, whole genome shotgun sequence genome has a window encoding:
- the ZIC4 gene encoding zinc finger protein ZIC 4 isoform X1 — translation MSVDALGIPVMDPAALSRRNTALRLVDLAGAPRHQQHPPQSMTGFPVVAGHPHTTAPRPPGEHAAESRLRPQQLRPEHMGHRHHPPPHPPPQHHPAALKISPAPHPHHQLLHHHHHHHHHHHHHHMAGQAEVVSSHTAAFGPAQSPAAPYPVSHPAQALAAGRDFFLHRDLPAPLMPGLTEQHPAASSHHGLFVSTTGSYPGHHGHQHHHSEAGNPSLFTGLQEQPPHAAPGGHLNGQLRLGLPGEMYARSEHFTQVPASRTDHFAASSLHNYGGMNLNVNLAPHHGPGAFFRYMRQPIKQELICKWIELDQTPKKLCSKTFSTMHELVTHVTVEHVGGPEQSNHICFWEECPREGKPFKAKYKLVNHIRVHTGEKPFPCPFPGCGKVFARSENLKIHKRTHTGEKPFKCEFEGCDRRFANSSDRKKHSHVHTSDKPYNCKVRGCDKSYTHPSSLRKHMKVHCKSPPPSSGYESSTPSLVSPSSDSGREPPASCSHAEPSAPAQPAANLSEWYVCQGAGPRGPPGPPGASLPPRLPAEPRPRC, via the exons ATGAGCGTGGATGCTCTGGGGATCCCGGTGATGgaccctgctgctctctccagGCGGAACACGGCGCTCAGATTAGTAGACTTGGCGGGGGCTCCTCgccaccagcagcacccccCTCAGAGCATGACAGGCTTCCCGGTCGTCGCCGGGCACCCTCACACCACGGCGCCCAGGCCGCCGGGGGAACACGCCGCCGAGTCCCGCCTCAGGCCGCAGCAGCTCCGGCCAGAACACATGGGGCACCGccaccatcctcctcctcatcctcctcctcagcatCACCCCGCGGCCCTTAAGATCAGCCCTGCCCCTCATCCCCACCACCAGCtcctccaccaccaccaccaccatcatcatcatcatcatcatcatcatatgGCAGGCCAAGCCGAGGTGGTCTCTAGTCACACGGCAGCGTTTGGCCCGGCGCAGTCACCAGCAGCCCCTTACCCCGTGTCTcacccagcccaggctctggcagCAGGTAGGGACTTCTTCCTCCACAGAGACCTGCCGGCCCCACTCATGCCAGGGCTGACCGAGCAGCACCCCGCTGCAAGTTCTCACCACGGACTGTTTGTCTCAACAACAGGTAGCTACCCCGGACACCATGGTCACCAGCACCACCACTCAGAAGCTGGGAATCCCTCTCTGTTCACTGGACTCCAGGAGCAGCCTCCCCATGCAGCTCCAGGTGGCCATCTAAACGGACAGCTCAGACTGGGGTTACCTGGAGAAATGTACGCCAGGTCTGAACATTTCACTCAAGTACCAGCCTCCAGGACAGATCATTTTGCTGCTTCTTCGCTTCATAACTACGGTGGTATGAATCTGAACGTGAACCTGGCTCCACACCACGGCCCGGGTGCCTTCTTTCGTTACATGAGGCAGCCCATCAAACAGGAACTCATCTGTAAGTGGATTGAGTTGGACCAGACTCCCAAAAAATTATGCTCGAAAACTTTCAGCACGATGCACGAGCTGGTGACTCATGTCACGGTGGAGCACGTTGGAGGACCCGAGCAGTCCAATCACATATGTTTCTGGGAAGAGTGTCCAAGAGAAGGGAAACCTTTCAAGGCCAAATATAAACTTGTAAATCACATCAGAGTCCACACAGGTGAAAAACCTTTCCCCTGCCCTTTCCCAGGCTGTGGCAAAGTGTTTGCCAGATCAGAGAATCTCAAAATACACAAAAGAACTCATACAG GGGAGAAGCCGTTCAAATGTGAATTCGAGGGCTGTGACAGGCGCTTCGCCAACAGCAGCGACAGGAAGAAGCACTCGCATGTCCACACCAGCGACAAGCCCTACAACTGCAAAGTGAGAGGCTGCGACAAGTCCTACACCCACCCCAGCTCCCTGAGAAAACACATGAAAGTGCACTGCAAATCCCCTCCTCCCAGCTCCGGCTACGAGTCCTCCACGCCCTCCTTGGTGTCCCCTTCCTCGGACTCCGGCCGGGAGCCCCCCGCCTCCTGCTCCCACGCTGAGCCCTCCGCGCC
- the ZIC4 gene encoding zinc finger protein ZIC 4 isoform X3: MSVDALGIPVMDPAALSRRNTALRLVDLAGAPRHQQHPPQSMTGFPVVAGHPHTTAPRPPGEHAAESRLRPQQLRPEHMGHRHHPPPHPPPQHHPAALKISPAPHPHHQLLHHHHHHHHHHHHHHMAGQAEVVSSHTAAFGPAQSPAAPYPVSHPAQALAAGSYPGHHGHQHHHSEAGNPSLFTGLQEQPPHAAPGGHLNGQLRLGLPGEMYARSEHFTQVPASRTDHFAASSLHNYGGMNLNVNLAPHHGPGAFFRYMRQPIKQELICKWIELDQTPKKLCSKTFSTMHELVTHVTVEHVGGPEQSNHICFWEECPREGKPFKAKYKLVNHIRVHTGEKPFPCPFPGCGKVFARSENLKIHKRTHTGEKPFKCEFEGCDRRFANSSDRKKHSHVHTSDKPYNCKVRGCDKSYTHPSSLRKHMKVHCKSPPPSSGYESSTPSLVSPSSDSGREPPASCSHAEPSAPAQPAANLSE, encoded by the exons ATGAGCGTGGATGCTCTGGGGATCCCGGTGATGgaccctgctgctctctccagGCGGAACACGGCGCTCAGATTAGTAGACTTGGCGGGGGCTCCTCgccaccagcagcacccccCTCAGAGCATGACAGGCTTCCCGGTCGTCGCCGGGCACCCTCACACCACGGCGCCCAGGCCGCCGGGGGAACACGCCGCCGAGTCCCGCCTCAGGCCGCAGCAGCTCCGGCCAGAACACATGGGGCACCGccaccatcctcctcctcatcctcctcctcagcatCACCCCGCGGCCCTTAAGATCAGCCCTGCCCCTCATCCCCACCACCAGCtcctccaccaccaccaccaccatcatcatcatcatcatcatcatcatatgGCAGGCCAAGCCGAGGTGGTCTCTAGTCACACGGCAGCGTTTGGCCCGGCGCAGTCACCAGCAGCCCCTTACCCCGTGTCTcacccagcccaggctctggcagCAG GTAGCTACCCCGGACACCATGGTCACCAGCACCACCACTCAGAAGCTGGGAATCCCTCTCTGTTCACTGGACTCCAGGAGCAGCCTCCCCATGCAGCTCCAGGTGGCCATCTAAACGGACAGCTCAGACTGGGGTTACCTGGAGAAATGTACGCCAGGTCTGAACATTTCACTCAAGTACCAGCCTCCAGGACAGATCATTTTGCTGCTTCTTCGCTTCATAACTACGGTGGTATGAATCTGAACGTGAACCTGGCTCCACACCACGGCCCGGGTGCCTTCTTTCGTTACATGAGGCAGCCCATCAAACAGGAACTCATCTGTAAGTGGATTGAGTTGGACCAGACTCCCAAAAAATTATGCTCGAAAACTTTCAGCACGATGCACGAGCTGGTGACTCATGTCACGGTGGAGCACGTTGGAGGACCCGAGCAGTCCAATCACATATGTTTCTGGGAAGAGTGTCCAAGAGAAGGGAAACCTTTCAAGGCCAAATATAAACTTGTAAATCACATCAGAGTCCACACAGGTGAAAAACCTTTCCCCTGCCCTTTCCCAGGCTGTGGCAAAGTGTTTGCCAGATCAGAGAATCTCAAAATACACAAAAGAACTCATACAG GGGAGAAGCCGTTCAAATGTGAATTCGAGGGCTGTGACAGGCGCTTCGCCAACAGCAGCGACAGGAAGAAGCACTCGCATGTCCACACCAGCGACAAGCCCTACAACTGCAAAGTGAGAGGCTGCGACAAGTCCTACACCCACCCCAGCTCCCTGAGAAAACACATGAAAGTGCACTGCAAATCCCCTCCTCCCAGCTCCGGCTACGAGTCCTCCACGCCCTCCTTGGTGTCCCCTTCCTCGGACTCCGGCCGGGAGCCCCCCGCCTCCTGCTCCCACGCTGAGCCCTCCGCGCC
- the ZIC4 gene encoding zinc finger protein ZIC 4 isoform X6 → MRHKTPLVMRKRKRLYRNILEKSSSYPGHHGHQHHHSEAGNPSLFTGLQEQPPHAAPGGHLNGQLRLGLPGEMYARSEHFTQVPASRTDHFAASSLHNYGGMNLNVNLAPHHGPGAFFRYMRQPIKQELICKWIELDQTPKKLCSKTFSTMHELVTHVTVEHVGGPEQSNHICFWEECPREGKPFKAKYKLVNHIRVHTGEKPFPCPFPGCGKVFARSENLKIHKRTHTGEKPFKCEFEGCDRRFANSSDRKKHSHVHTSDKPYNCKVRGCDKSYTHPSSLRKHMKVHCKSPPPSSGYESSTPSLVSPSSDSGREPPASCSHAEPSAPAQPAANLSE, encoded by the exons GTAGCTACCCCGGACACCATGGTCACCAGCACCACCACTCAGAAGCTGGGAATCCCTCTCTGTTCACTGGACTCCAGGAGCAGCCTCCCCATGCAGCTCCAGGTGGCCATCTAAACGGACAGCTCAGACTGGGGTTACCTGGAGAAATGTACGCCAGGTCTGAACATTTCACTCAAGTACCAGCCTCCAGGACAGATCATTTTGCTGCTTCTTCGCTTCATAACTACGGTGGTATGAATCTGAACGTGAACCTGGCTCCACACCACGGCCCGGGTGCCTTCTTTCGTTACATGAGGCAGCCCATCAAACAGGAACTCATCTGTAAGTGGATTGAGTTGGACCAGACTCCCAAAAAATTATGCTCGAAAACTTTCAGCACGATGCACGAGCTGGTGACTCATGTCACGGTGGAGCACGTTGGAGGACCCGAGCAGTCCAATCACATATGTTTCTGGGAAGAGTGTCCAAGAGAAGGGAAACCTTTCAAGGCCAAATATAAACTTGTAAATCACATCAGAGTCCACACAGGTGAAAAACCTTTCCCCTGCCCTTTCCCAGGCTGTGGCAAAGTGTTTGCCAGATCAGAGAATCTCAAAATACACAAAAGAACTCATACAG GGGAGAAGCCGTTCAAATGTGAATTCGAGGGCTGTGACAGGCGCTTCGCCAACAGCAGCGACAGGAAGAAGCACTCGCATGTCCACACCAGCGACAAGCCCTACAACTGCAAAGTGAGAGGCTGCGACAAGTCCTACACCCACCCCAGCTCCCTGAGAAAACACATGAAAGTGCACTGCAAATCCCCTCCTCCCAGCTCCGGCTACGAGTCCTCCACGCCCTCCTTGGTGTCCCCTTCCTCGGACTCCGGCCGGGAGCCCCCCGCCTCCTGCTCCCACGCTGAGCCCTCCGCGCC
- the ZIC4 gene encoding zinc finger protein ZIC 4 isoform X2, with amino-acid sequence MSVDALGIPVMDPAALSRRNTALRLVDLAGAPRHQQHPPQSMTGFPVVAGHPHTTAPRPPGEHAAESRLRPQQLRPEHMGHRHHPPPHPPPQHHPAALKISPAPHPHHQLLHHHHHHHHHHHHHHMAGQAEVVSSHTAAFGPAQSPAAPYPVSHPAQALAAGRDFFLHRDLPAPLMPGLTEQHPAASSHHGLFVSTTGSYPGHHGHQHHHSEAGNPSLFTGLQEQPPHAAPGGHLNGQLRLGLPGEMYARSEHFTQVPASRTDHFAASSLHNYGGMNLNVNLAPHHGPGAFFRYMRQPIKQELICKWIELDQTPKKLCSKTFSTMHELVTHVTVEHVGGPEQSNHICFWEECPREGKPFKAKYKLVNHIRVHTGEKPFPCPFPGCGKVFARSENLKIHKRTHTGEKPFKCEFEGCDRRFANSSDRKKHSHVHTSDKPYNCKVRGCDKSYTHPSSLRKHMKVHCKSPPPSSGYESSTPSLVSPSSDSGREPPASCSHAEPSAPAQPAANLSE; translated from the exons ATGAGCGTGGATGCTCTGGGGATCCCGGTGATGgaccctgctgctctctccagGCGGAACACGGCGCTCAGATTAGTAGACTTGGCGGGGGCTCCTCgccaccagcagcacccccCTCAGAGCATGACAGGCTTCCCGGTCGTCGCCGGGCACCCTCACACCACGGCGCCCAGGCCGCCGGGGGAACACGCCGCCGAGTCCCGCCTCAGGCCGCAGCAGCTCCGGCCAGAACACATGGGGCACCGccaccatcctcctcctcatcctcctcctcagcatCACCCCGCGGCCCTTAAGATCAGCCCTGCCCCTCATCCCCACCACCAGCtcctccaccaccaccaccaccatcatcatcatcatcatcatcatcatatgGCAGGCCAAGCCGAGGTGGTCTCTAGTCACACGGCAGCGTTTGGCCCGGCGCAGTCACCAGCAGCCCCTTACCCCGTGTCTcacccagcccaggctctggcagCAGGTAGGGACTTCTTCCTCCACAGAGACCTGCCGGCCCCACTCATGCCAGGGCTGACCGAGCAGCACCCCGCTGCAAGTTCTCACCACGGACTGTTTGTCTCAACAACAGGTAGCTACCCCGGACACCATGGTCACCAGCACCACCACTCAGAAGCTGGGAATCCCTCTCTGTTCACTGGACTCCAGGAGCAGCCTCCCCATGCAGCTCCAGGTGGCCATCTAAACGGACAGCTCAGACTGGGGTTACCTGGAGAAATGTACGCCAGGTCTGAACATTTCACTCAAGTACCAGCCTCCAGGACAGATCATTTTGCTGCTTCTTCGCTTCATAACTACGGTGGTATGAATCTGAACGTGAACCTGGCTCCACACCACGGCCCGGGTGCCTTCTTTCGTTACATGAGGCAGCCCATCAAACAGGAACTCATCTGTAAGTGGATTGAGTTGGACCAGACTCCCAAAAAATTATGCTCGAAAACTTTCAGCACGATGCACGAGCTGGTGACTCATGTCACGGTGGAGCACGTTGGAGGACCCGAGCAGTCCAATCACATATGTTTCTGGGAAGAGTGTCCAAGAGAAGGGAAACCTTTCAAGGCCAAATATAAACTTGTAAATCACATCAGAGTCCACACAGGTGAAAAACCTTTCCCCTGCCCTTTCCCAGGCTGTGGCAAAGTGTTTGCCAGATCAGAGAATCTCAAAATACACAAAAGAACTCATACAG GGGAGAAGCCGTTCAAATGTGAATTCGAGGGCTGTGACAGGCGCTTCGCCAACAGCAGCGACAGGAAGAAGCACTCGCATGTCCACACCAGCGACAAGCCCTACAACTGCAAAGTGAGAGGCTGCGACAAGTCCTACACCCACCCCAGCTCCCTGAGAAAACACATGAAAGTGCACTGCAAATCCCCTCCTCCCAGCTCCGGCTACGAGTCCTCCACGCCCTCCTTGGTGTCCCCTTCCTCGGACTCCGGCCGGGAGCCCCCCGCCTCCTGCTCCCACGCTGAGCCCTCCGCGCC